One genomic region from Coleofasciculaceae cyanobacterium encodes:
- a CDS encoding TIGR02587 family membrane protein, whose product MSNRNQSLNDRRRVYGDDWQSEIQEIIGGASGGFLFGIPLLYTMEVWFIGAYVQPPVLLGILAITFIIVLLINRIEGFRPRESETWPGSIAETFETLAIGIVCSALMLIILKRIDLQTSLSEALGQIIFESVPFSVGVAFSRSLISGNPRDSEANNQSNSSSSSSRNQKSRVWHDAIADCSATIIGALFVAFSIAPTDEVTMLAASATSPWLLLIMAASLLISYAIVFASTITNYQQRRQQSGLFQTPQSETIISYILSLFVGMMMLWFFQKISLSDPWFLWLRYGIILSLPASIGGAAGRLAV is encoded by the coding sequence GTGAGTAATCGTAATCAATCTTTAAACGATCGCCGCCGTGTATATGGCGATGATTGGCAATCAGAAATTCAAGAAATAATTGGTGGTGCTTCAGGAGGCTTTCTCTTTGGCATTCCCTTACTATATACAATGGAAGTCTGGTTTATTGGAGCTTATGTTCAACCGCCTGTTTTACTAGGCATCTTGGCCATTACTTTTATTATCGTGTTGTTAATTAATCGGATTGAAGGTTTTCGACCACGAGAAAGCGAAACCTGGCCTGGCTCGATCGCCGAAACGTTTGAAACTTTAGCTATTGGCATTGTTTGTTCTGCCTTGATGTTAATCATCTTAAAACGCATAGATTTGCAAACATCTTTAAGCGAAGCATTAGGCCAAATTATCTTTGAAAGTGTTCCTTTTTCTGTAGGGGTAGCATTTTCGCGATCGCTAATAAGTGGAAATCCACGTGATTCAGAAGCTAATAACCAAAGCAACAGTTCTTCATCTTCCTCTCGTAATCAGAAGTCCAGAGTCTGGCATGATGCCATAGCCGATTGCAGTGCAACCATAATTGGCGCTTTATTTGTCGCTTTTAGCATTGCACCTACCGATGAAGTAACCATGTTGGCAGCTTCTGCTACTTCTCCGTGGCTACTATTAATTATGGCTGCCTCTCTTTTGATATCTTATGCTATTGTCTTTGCCTCAACAATTACCAACTACCAACAGCGTCGCCAGCAATCAGGATTATTTCAGACTCCTCAAAGTGAAACAATTATCTCTTATATATTGTCATTGTTTGTGGGAATGATGATGCTCTGGTTTTTTCAAAAGATTTCCCTTAGCGATCCTTGGTTTCTCTGGTTGCGCTACGGCATAATTTTAAGCTTACCTGCCAGCATTGGTGGTGCTGCGGGGCGTTTAGCAGTGTAA
- a CDS encoding DUF2382 domain-containing protein has product MPLAKIADLYPNYQEDIFGGEDIKNFSVYDYSNDKIGSVHDIIVDESGRFRYLVLDTGFWIFGKKVLLPVARASIDYSQQRVYARDLTKEQAENLPTYDDDMTIDYDYEEQVRRVYRGRDYEPDNSVYAQEAGGSDSGAYQTTGVYERDTYNYDREPSLYTHQEVDTNDRQNLKLYEERLIANKHRFRAGAVSIGKRVETETASVSVPVEKERVVIERTTPTEGTVVTPGTDAFREGEVARVEVYEETADIEKQAFVREEVNIRKEVEQETVQARDTIRREELEIETDGDALINGERDMNRDVNRDINRDRNI; this is encoded by the coding sequence ATGCCTTTAGCTAAAATCGCCGATCTATATCCTAATTATCAAGAAGATATTTTCGGCGGCGAAGATATCAAGAATTTTTCTGTTTATGACTATTCTAATGACAAGATTGGTTCAGTTCATGACATTATCGTTGATGAGTCGGGACGATTCCGCTATTTGGTACTTGATACAGGTTTCTGGATTTTTGGCAAAAAGGTATTGCTACCCGTCGCTAGAGCCAGCATCGACTATAGCCAACAGCGAGTCTACGCTAGAGACCTAACCAAAGAACAGGCAGAGAATTTGCCTACGTATGATGATGATATGACCATTGACTATGACTACGAAGAACAAGTCAGAAGAGTTTATCGTGGTCGAGACTATGAACCAGACAACAGCGTATATGCTCAAGAGGCTGGCGGTTCTGACAGTGGGGCGTACCAAACTACAGGTGTTTATGAGCGCGATACATATAATTACGATCGCGAACCAAGCCTATATACTCACCAAGAAGTAGATACAAACGATCGCCAAAACCTCAAGCTATACGAAGAACGCTTGATTGCTAATAAACACCGTTTCCGCGCTGGTGCAGTTAGTATCGGTAAAAGAGTAGAGACTGAAACCGCCAGTGTATCTGTTCCTGTAGAAAAAGAAAGAGTGGTTATTGAACGTACTACTCCGACAGAAGGTACTGTTGTTACCCCTGGTACAGATGCTTTTAGAGAAGGCGAAGTTGCCAGAGTAGAAGTCTATGAAGAAACTGCTGATATTGAAAAGCAAGCTTTTGTTCGCGAAGAAGTAAACATACGCAAAGAAGTTGAGCAAGAAACTGTACAAGCTCGCGATACAATCCGTCGTGAAGAATTAGAGATTGAAACTGATGGAGATGCACTTATCAACGGCGAGCGCGACATGAACCGCGATGTCAACCGCGATATCAACCGCGACCGTAACATTTAA
- a CDS encoding DUF2382 domain-containing protein, giving the protein MTLSDNSDRSMARGAKPDRSSYSASSQANSGYASDSNSNTRLSELDRELISYQIIDSQGIPRATVADLYYAADNSLNLLIKLDRSTDLDRLSLKRLASSDIRQIDRANKLILSSLSYQQLENLPLYQALPTHLQEAVAESSSDDYEMNPTHNQNLTPSSQIERITLLEEKLQVKRRKQKVGEVVVRRQVETRMVQLPLRRETLIVERIGNNPERLTEVVISENQVNGFKYDELSDRAQLNASRSNYLNLQTAQELLEAIAHLDSANNAKVRVEIVTDSSEARIQHQNICDRYL; this is encoded by the coding sequence ATGACTTTAAGTGACAATAGCGATCGCTCAATGGCTCGAGGAGCAAAGCCCGATCGTTCGTCTTATTCTGCTTCATCCCAAGCTAATTCCGGATATGCGAGCGACTCTAACTCAAACACTCGGTTGTCAGAATTAGATCGAGAATTAATTTCTTATCAAATAATTGATTCCCAGGGAATACCCAGGGCTACAGTAGCCGATCTTTATTATGCCGCTGACAATTCGCTTAATTTGTTAATTAAGCTAGATCGAAGTACCGACCTAGATCGCTTAAGCCTTAAACGATTAGCAAGCAGCGATATCCGCCAAATTGATCGAGCTAACAAATTAATTTTAAGCAGCTTATCCTATCAACAGCTAGAAAATCTACCGCTCTATCAAGCTTTACCGACTCATTTACAAGAAGCAGTAGCCGAATCTTCATCTGATGATTACGAGATGAATCCTACCCATAATCAGAATTTAACACCTAGCTCGCAAATAGAACGAATTACTTTACTAGAAGAAAAATTACAGGTAAAGCGTCGCAAACAAAAAGTTGGCGAAGTTGTCGTTCGCAGGCAAGTAGAAACGCGAATGGTACAACTACCGCTTCGGCGAGAAACATTAATCGTCGAAAGAATTGGCAACAATCCTGAACGGTTGACTGAGGTTGTAATCTCCGAAAATCAGGTTAATGGCTTTAAATATGACGAGTTAAGCGATCGGGCTCAGCTTAATGCTTCTCGCAGTAACTACCTCAATCTGCAAACAGCACAAGAGTTATTAGAAGCGATCGCCCATCTTGACTCTGCCAACAATGCCAAAGTTCGTGTCGAGATTGTTACTGACAGTTCTGAAGCTAGAATACAGCATCAAAATATCTGCGATCGCTATCTGTAA
- a CDS encoding sigma-70 family RNA polymerase sigma factor, which produces MASTNNNSVTSYLKEIGRTPLLKSEEEVKLANQIQAMLPLLEQENLTPEEEAIVRQGQRAKRKMTQANLRLVVSIAKKYQNRGLSLLDLIQEGSIGLMRASEKFDPSKGYKFSTYSYWWIRQAMTRAIANYARTIRLPIHITQDLNKIKKVNRQLSQKLGRKPTDLEVAQELDIDVKKLRSLAEASRMTRPRSLNATIDENQTELGQILPDDSSSPSDFVAERETITKIQNLLDTLSPKQRDVIILRYGLKDGKTMTYEQIGDVCGISRERVRQIKNKAMKQLKKKAIKLSALAG; this is translated from the coding sequence ATGGCAAGCACCAACAACAACAGCGTTACTAGTTACCTAAAAGAAATAGGTCGTACTCCTTTATTAAAGTCAGAAGAAGAAGTAAAGCTAGCTAATCAAATTCAAGCAATGCTGCCTTTATTAGAGCAGGAAAACTTGACCCCAGAAGAAGAGGCAATTGTTCGTCAAGGTCAAAGGGCAAAAAGAAAGATGACTCAGGCAAACTTGCGCTTGGTTGTTTCGATCGCCAAAAAATACCAAAACCGGGGTCTATCTCTGCTTGACCTAATTCAAGAAGGTAGTATTGGTTTGATGCGAGCATCGGAAAAATTTGACCCGAGCAAGGGATACAAGTTTTCTACCTATAGCTACTGGTGGATTAGACAGGCGATGACCAGAGCGATCGCTAACTATGCTCGGACAATCCGCTTGCCGATTCATATTACTCAAGATCTAAATAAGATCAAGAAAGTTAATCGTCAGCTATCTCAAAAACTCGGTCGCAAACCAACCGATCTCGAAGTTGCTCAAGAGCTTGATATCGACGTTAAAAAACTAAGATCTTTGGCTGAAGCCTCAAGAATGACCAGACCCAGAAGTCTTAATGCAACTATCGACGAGAATCAAACCGAATTAGGGCAAATTTTGCCTGATGATTCGAGTTCTCCTTCAGATTTTGTGGCTGAAAGAGAAACTATTACTAAGATTCAAAATCTGTTAGATACTCTGTCTCCCAAGCAGCGAGACGTAATCATCCTGCGCTATGGTCTAAAAGATGGCAAGACTATGACTTACGAGCAAATTGGCGACGTTTGCGGTATTAGTAGAGAAAGAGTCCGACAAATTAAAAATAAAGCGATGAAGCAGCTCAAGAAAAAAGCTATCAAGCTTTCAGCGCTCGCTGGATAG
- a CDS encoding glucose 1-dehydrogenase → MKGIQGKNVLVTGATSGIGQAIAAYFVSVGGNVALNYRKDIQKLDSTKKLIEKMCAEAQGCSGKQLPVEADISEETDIIRMCNEVASQLGSIDILINNAGIQTTAPSHELATSDFDRVINVNLRGAYLCAREAIKHFLQQGKGGIIINVSSVHEIIPRPQYVSYAISKGGMENMTKTLALEYAPQNIRVNAIAPGATATPINSWTKNTEKKQEVESHIPMGRVGTSEEMAAITAFLASDDAAYITGQTLFVDGGLTLYPDFIKPWSAGE, encoded by the coding sequence ATGAAGGGTATACAAGGCAAAAATGTTTTAGTTACAGGAGCAACCTCTGGTATTGGACAAGCGATTGCCGCTTATTTCGTTTCAGTTGGTGGAAACGTTGCTCTCAACTACCGCAAGGATATCCAGAAGCTAGATAGTACGAAAAAATTAATTGAGAAAATGTGTGCCGAAGCTCAAGGATGTAGCGGCAAGCAGTTACCTGTAGAAGCAGATATTTCAGAAGAAACAGATATCATTCGCATGTGTAATGAAGTGGCAAGTCAGCTTGGCAGCATCGATATTTTAATCAACAACGCGGGGATACAAACCACTGCCCCTTCCCATGAGTTAGCCACATCAGACTTTGACCGGGTAATTAATGTTAACCTTCGGGGTGCTTATCTTTGTGCCAGAGAAGCGATTAAGCATTTTTTGCAGCAAGGGAAAGGTGGCATTATTATTAACGTCTCTAGCGTTCATGAAATTATCCCCCGCCCCCAATACGTTAGCTATGCGATTAGTAAAGGTGGCATGGAAAATATGACTAAAACCCTAGCATTAGAATATGCACCGCAAAATATTAGAGTTAATGCGATCGCGCCTGGTGCTACTGCCACACCAATTAATAGCTGGACTAAAAATACTGAAAAGAAACAAGAGGTAGAAAGCCACATTCCGATGGGAAGAGTTGGAACATCTGAAGAGATGGCAGCCATAACTGCTTTCCTAGCCTCGGATGATGCTGCATATATTACAGGTCAAACGTTATTTGTCGATGGCGGCCTCACTTTATACCCTGATTTTATCAAACCTTGGTCGGCTGGAGAGTGA
- a CDS encoding DUF2267 domain-containing protein, with amino-acid sequence MPIGLKDDIMYILLRKIKQGDGNGKHSVNFEATDFTGRNLSISDFLGHLDYLNQKQYIEADFSGNAYANQEDVPDLIDEEEVDFRIANTFGAPDGPLPHLIKFKKAKLTEKGEKMLANMEKDPPDAIKKGPTTPIATEHTPFLEKVMLKGELEDIFDARDITEMVFRVMRDLMTTEAADRVAEELHEPAEPTDTKALQQEIADLWKDTNPIVGLLSRVRPPWQGPGIFKIDSDRFLFRVKNEGGMPQQANVEQVVDAVFSATKEELSEERIKEIGSWMPEGRVKELWQQA; translated from the coding sequence ATGCCTATAGGCTTAAAAGATGACATTATGTACATCTTACTCAGAAAAATCAAGCAGGGAGATGGCAACGGCAAACACTCCGTGAATTTCGAGGCTACAGACTTTACCGGTCGCAATCTAAGCATCTCGGACTTTCTGGGGCATCTTGACTATCTTAATCAGAAACAATATATTGAGGCCGACTTTTCAGGAAATGCCTACGCCAATCAAGAAGACGTACCCGATTTAATTGATGAAGAGGAAGTTGACTTTCGCATTGCTAATACCTTTGGCGCACCCGATGGTCCTTTGCCTCACTTAATTAAGTTTAAAAAAGCTAAATTAACTGAAAAAGGGGAAAAAATGTTAGCAAACATGGAAAAAGATCCCCCAGATGCCATCAAAAAAGGTCCTACTACTCCTATTGCTACTGAACATACGCCATTTTTAGAAAAGGTTATGCTCAAAGGAGAATTAGAAGATATATTCGATGCTAGAGACATAACAGAAATGGTGTTCCGCGTCATGCGTGATTTAATGACAACAGAAGCAGCCGATCGAGTTGCCGAAGAACTGCACGAGCCTGCTGAACCGACCGACACAAAAGCTTTACAGCAAGAAATAGCCGATCTGTGGAAAGATACCAATCCGATTGTTGGCCTTCTCAGTCGAGTACGTCCACCATGGCAAGGTCCTGGCATCTTTAAAATAGATTCAGACCGTTTTCTTTTCCGAGTAAAGAATGAAGGTGGGATGCCACAACAAGCTAATGTTGAGCAAGTAGTTGATGCTGTATTTTCGGCAACTAAAGAAGAACTGTCAGAAGAACGAATTAAAGAGATTGGTAGTTGGATGCCAGAAGGAAGGGTCAAGGAACTTTGGCAACAAGCGTAA
- a CDS encoding DUF1816 domain-containing protein, producing MLVEIADRLKTVASSIIGKNNSLPYWIEVTTMQPHCIYYFGPFDNYREAKRSQGGYIEDLIEEKANGISVKIQRCLPTNLTITEEEFLAG from the coding sequence ATGTTAGTCGAAATTGCCGATCGCCTTAAGACAGTTGCTAGTTCGATTATCGGGAAAAACAACAGTCTCCCATATTGGATTGAAGTAACCACCATGCAGCCACACTGTATTTATTATTTTGGTCCTTTTGATAATTATCGTGAAGCCAAAAGATCGCAAGGTGGCTATATTGAAGATCTAATCGAGGAAAAAGCCAACGGGATCAGCGTCAAAATTCAACGCTGTTTGCCAACCAATCTAACCATTACGGAAGAGGAGTTTCTTGCTGGATAA
- a CDS encoding HVA1 family protein, which produces MATKLKRGDRVKWKVGRGETTGKVTQKITEPTTVEGKYITATKSKPRYLVKNDNTGNVSTYTAKSLSPLANEAKLKPEQQKVLADFCEAVNMKASEIKQWLKTEESHSVGQKDRQGKIKGRESGKKIIKILQKEESDYKKKDFKHMKKVVGYVHRHLAQKPSGDIKETRWRYSLMNWGNDPMKSEVS; this is translated from the coding sequence ATGGCAACTAAGTTGAAGCGAGGCGATCGCGTTAAGTGGAAAGTTGGCAGAGGAGAAACCACAGGAAAAGTTACTCAGAAGATAACTGAACCGACTACAGTTGAAGGAAAATATATTACCGCTACGAAAAGTAAACCTCGTTATTTAGTCAAAAACGACAATACAGGCAATGTTTCTACCTATACAGCCAAGTCTTTATCTCCCCTAGCTAATGAAGCTAAGCTTAAGCCAGAGCAACAAAAAGTTTTGGCTGATTTTTGCGAAGCGGTGAACATGAAAGCCTCGGAAATAAAGCAGTGGCTCAAGACAGAAGAAAGTCATTCCGTGGGGCAAAAAGATCGACAAGGCAAGATTAAAGGACGTGAATCTGGTAAAAAAATTATTAAAATTCTGCAAAAAGAGGAGTCAGACTATAAGAAAAAAGACTTTAAACACATGAAGAAAGTTGTCGGCTATGTTCATCGTCACCTCGCGCAAAAGCCCTCTGGAGATATTAAAGAGACTCGTTGGCGATATTCGTTGATGAATTGGGGCAACGATCCGATGAAGTCAGAAGTTAGTTAG
- a CDS encoding hybrid sensor histidine kinase/response regulator, translated as MSDTKTIKDHYILAVDDIPDNLLLVQLALEQEGHHVVLAHNGETALKQIKLFPPSLILLDVMMPGMDGYEVTRRIRQDKNIPFIPILLVTAREESSLVEGLDAGADEFVRKPFQIDELQARVRSMLRLKETIDQRESFVSCLTHDLRTPLVAANRMLDLIKQEAFGNVTGEQQEAIVNIISSNQNLLEMLNKLLETHHYELGQKILSFIPVDLEQLITDVVTELKPLTAEKEIRLEANLSKVVPVNGDRLELRRVLTNIIGNAIKFTDKGKVKVSLTQNEFEVIVQIEDTGIGISPQEQQTVFQRYHQGNHRRAGKGLGLYLCQQIIYAHQGKLTVESEVGKGSTFTLLLSKSV; from the coding sequence ATGTCTGATACGAAAACTATTAAAGATCATTATATTTTGGCAGTTGACGACATTCCCGACAATCTTTTGTTGGTTCAACTAGCTTTGGAACAAGAAGGTCATCATGTGGTTTTAGCTCATAATGGAGAAACTGCACTAAAGCAAATCAAACTATTTCCTCCTAGCCTGATTTTACTTGATGTGATGATGCCTGGCATGGATGGATACGAAGTAACCAGACGAATTCGCCAAGACAAAAATATTCCCTTCATTCCGATCCTGTTAGTCACTGCTAGGGAAGAATCTAGCCTAGTAGAGGGGCTTGATGCGGGAGCAGATGAATTTGTCCGCAAGCCTTTTCAAATTGATGAATTACAGGCAAGAGTGCGATCGATGCTGCGTCTCAAAGAAACTATCGATCAGCGGGAAAGTTTTGTTTCTTGCCTGACTCACGATCTGCGTACTCCTTTAGTAGCCGCTAATCGGATGTTAGATCTAATCAAGCAAGAAGCCTTTGGAAATGTAACAGGAGAACAGCAAGAGGCGATTGTTAATATTATTAGCAGCAATCAGAACCTACTAGAAATGCTCAATAAGCTGCTAGAAACCCATCATTATGAGTTGGGGCAAAAAATTCTCAGCTTTATTCCTGTAGATCTTGAGCAGCTAATTACCGACGTAGTTACCGAACTTAAACCCTTAACAGCCGAAAAAGAAATTCGGTTAGAAGCAAATTTGTCAAAAGTTGTACCTGTAAATGGCGATCGCCTAGAATTACGGCGGGTGTTAACTAATATAATTGGCAATGCGATCAAGTTTACCGACAAAGGAAAAGTAAAAGTATCGCTGACGCAAAATGAGTTTGAGGTAATAGTCCAAATCGAAGACACAGGAATCGGCATCTCGCCCCAAGAACAACAAACCGTGTTCCAAAGATATCATCAAGGAAATCATCGGCGGGCGGGCAAAGGCTTAGGGCTATACCTTTGCCAACAAATAATTTATGCTCACCAGGGAAAACTTACGGTTGAATCGGAAGTGGGCAAGGGATCGACTTTCACCTTGCTCTTATCCAAGTCGGTTTAG
- a CDS encoding ATP-binding protein has protein sequence MSVEQFSILLVDDDEVDRLTVRRALRKASVAIELTEVENGTQALTLLRNWSANLGNLFSLERSSLASTNTAQHYTNHLDVILLDYRLPDIDGLELIADIKALNLDLPLIVLTGQGDEKIAVEIMKAGAADYIAKSNIEPNNLAKSIDRAIRLHQAEQAVELANQRLRASNELLISKNQELEEQQQQIKLQNIQLQKTYKLKSEFLATMSHELRTPMNAIMGFSQLLLRQYPDPLSNQQQGLIERIFNNSKSLLEMINEMLDFSKIEAGKLKPNPQRFNMAHLVDLTMNELNSLAMQKQLSLSAQIELEDPCVFQDLNFVKRIVTNLLSNAIKFTESGSILIKVWSLNEKEIALAVSDTGVGIAPEDRDKVFEAFRQADQSFTRQHSGTGLGLAITQSLVKMMGGKISLESELGAGSTFIIEIPRRYDV, from the coding sequence ATGAGCGTAGAGCAATTCTCAATATTATTAGTTGATGATGATGAAGTCGATCGCCTGACTGTCAGACGTGCTTTAAGAAAAGCCAGCGTCGCCATCGAGCTAACTGAGGTAGAAAACGGTACTCAAGCCCTTACCCTATTAAGAAATTGGTCTGCTAATTTAGGTAATTTATTTAGCCTCGAGCGCAGCAGTTTAGCCTCTACTAATACAGCACAACACTACACAAATCATCTTGACGTAATCCTGTTAGATTATCGTTTGCCAGATATTGATGGCTTAGAGTTGATTGCCGATATTAAAGCTTTAAACTTGGATTTGCCCTTGATTGTTTTAACGGGGCAAGGAGATGAAAAAATTGCCGTTGAAATAATGAAGGCGGGAGCAGCAGATTACATCGCAAAATCAAACATTGAACCGAACAACTTAGCCAAGTCGATTGACAGAGCAATTCGCCTTCATCAGGCAGAACAGGCAGTAGAGTTAGCCAACCAGCGTCTTCGTGCCAGCAACGAATTATTAATCTCAAAAAACCAAGAGCTAGAAGAACAACAGCAGCAAATCAAATTACAAAATATTCAGCTTCAAAAAACGTATAAGCTAAAGTCAGAATTTTTAGCCACTATGTCCCATGAACTGCGAACTCCAATGAACGCTATTATGGGCTTTTCTCAGTTACTACTGCGTCAGTATCCCGATCCCCTCTCTAATCAACAACAAGGTTTAATCGAGCGAATTTTTAATAATAGTAAAAGTTTGCTAGAGATGATTAACGAAATGTTGGACTTCTCTAAAATTGAGGCAGGGAAACTCAAACCAAATCCGCAAAGGTTCAATATGGCTCATTTAGTAGATTTGACCATGAACGAACTGAATTCTTTAGCGATGCAGAAACAATTATCCTTGTCAGCGCAAATCGAACTAGAAGATCCTTGCGTATTTCAAGATTTAAACTTTGTCAAGCGAATTGTGACTAATTTATTATCTAATGCGATTAAGTTTACTGAATCTGGCTCGATACTTATTAAAGTATGGTCACTAAACGAAAAAGAAATTGCGCTCGCCGTTAGCGATACAGGCGTGGGCATTGCTCCAGAAGATCGAGACAAAGTATTTGAGGCTTTTCGTCAAGCAGATCAAAGTTTTACCAGACAGCATTCAGGAACGGGTTTGGGTTTGGCTATTACTCAATCTCTAGTCAAAATGATGGGAGGCAAAATTTCCCTGGAAAGCGAATTAGGAGCGGGTTCTACTTTTATTATAGAAATCCCTCGTAGGTATGATGTTTAA
- a CDS encoding response regulator, with amino-acid sequence MDERIINILLVEDDEVDVINVKRAFKKHKITNPLYVAGNGVEALEMLRSRNGKPPQVPETRRLILLDLNMPKMNGLEFLYEIRENDVLKRTPVIVMTTSDEDRDRIEAYNLNVAGYILKPVTFGNFAEVMVALNKYWTLCEMP; translated from the coding sequence ATGGACGAAAGAATAATCAATATTTTGTTGGTAGAGGATGACGAAGTTGACGTAATCAACGTCAAAAGAGCATTTAAAAAACATAAAATTACTAACCCTTTATATGTGGCGGGAAATGGTGTGGAAGCTTTAGAAATGCTGCGCTCGCGCAATGGCAAGCCTCCTCAAGTCCCCGAAACCAGAAGGTTAATATTGTTAGATCTTAATATGCCTAAAATGAATGGCTTAGAGTTCCTTTATGAAATAAGAGAAAATGATGTTCTCAAACGAACCCCAGTAATAGTTATGACTACCTCAGATGAAGATCGAGATAGAATTGAAGCTTATAATTTAAACGTTGCTGGTTATATCCTTAAGCCCGTAACCTTTGGTAATTTTGCTGAGGTAATGGTTGCTTTAAATAAGTATTGGACTTTGTGCGAGATGCCTTAG
- the hisH gene encoding imidazole glycerol phosphate synthase subunit HisH translates to MVNVAVIDYDMGNLHSACKGLEKAGAFPQITNSPQDILTADAVVLPGVGAFDPAMRHIRERNLEETIKKAIAINKPFLGICLGLQILFDGSAEGTERGLGIVPGIVRRFKSEPGITIPQMGWNKLAIIQSDLALWQQLPADPYVYFVHSYYVDPLDKSINAATVTHGSQTVTAAIARDNLMAVQFHPEKSSDNGLQILSNFVTLIQNQQNVVASF, encoded by the coding sequence ATGGTCAACGTAGCCGTGATTGACTACGATATGGGAAATCTTCATTCTGCCTGTAAAGGTTTAGAGAAAGCAGGTGCATTTCCTCAAATAACTAATTCTCCTCAAGATATTTTGACGGCTGATGCGGTTGTGTTGCCAGGGGTGGGAGCATTCGATCCAGCGATGCGACATATTCGAGAGCGCAATTTAGAAGAAACTATCAAAAAGGCGATCGCTATAAACAAACCTTTTTTGGGGATTTGTTTAGGTCTACAAATTTTATTTGATGGTTCGGCAGAAGGAACAGAAAGAGGATTAGGCATTGTTCCTGGTATCGTGCGTCGTTTTAAAAGTGAACCAGGAATTACTATTCCCCAGATGGGTTGGAATAAATTAGCAATAATTCAATCTGATCTTGCTTTATGGCAACAATTACCCGCCGATCCTTACGTCTATTTCGTCCATTCTTATTACGTCGATCCTTTAGACAAAAGTATTAATGCTGCTACGGTGACTCACGGCTCACAGACGGTAACGGCAGCGATCGCTCGTGATAATTTAATGGCGGTACAGTTCCATCCTGAAAAATCTTCTGATAACGGACTACAAATTTTATCTAACTTCGTCACTCTCATTCAAAATCAGCAAAATGTAGTAGCTAGTTTCTAA